From Aliidongia dinghuensis, a single genomic window includes:
- a CDS encoding amino acid ABC transporter permease — translation MRSLTAADLLSLLTALRWTLALLAIALACGGPLALGLALMRTSGARLPRFLATALLQLVQGVPLLGLLMFFYFGVPVFLGIEVPALVAVGIAYTIYTAAFLGEIWRGGIEAVKHAQWEAAACLGLTRWQQFRHVIAPQALRLALPPMVGFLVQLIKGTSLASIVGFVELARAGQLVSAATFQPLAVYCAVAALYFALCLPLTLWSRSLETRLGSR, via the coding sequence ATGCGTTCCCTCACCGCCGCCGACCTCTTGTCGCTCCTGACCGCGCTGCGCTGGACGCTGGCCCTACTCGCGATCGCGCTCGCCTGCGGCGGACCGCTCGCGCTCGGCCTGGCACTCATGCGCACGAGCGGCGCCAGGCTGCCGCGCTTCCTTGCCACGGCACTCCTGCAGCTCGTCCAAGGCGTGCCGCTCCTTGGCCTGCTCATGTTCTTCTATTTCGGCGTACCGGTATTCCTCGGCATCGAAGTGCCGGCGCTGGTTGCCGTCGGCATCGCCTATACGATCTACACCGCCGCCTTCCTGGGCGAGATCTGGCGCGGCGGCATCGAGGCGGTGAAGCACGCGCAGTGGGAGGCGGCCGCCTGCCTCGGCCTCACCCGCTGGCAGCAGTTCCGCCATGTGATCGCACCCCAGGCGCTCCGCCTGGCGCTGCCGCCGATGGTGGGCTTCCTGGTCCAGCTCATCAAGGGCACCTCGCTCGCCTCCATCGTGGGGTTCGTCGAGCTCGCCCGCGCCGGACAGCTAGTGAGTGCGGCGACGTTTCAGCCGCTCGCCGTCTATTGCGCCGTGGCGGCGCTCTATTTCGCGCTGTGCCTGCCGCTCACCCTCTGGTCGCGCTCCCTGGAGACTCGCCTTGGCTCTCGTTGA
- a CDS encoding MurR/RpiR family transcriptional regulator: MTPDGKPVASLRPATLEELRALTVEIQRGETEISLGGKALDVLSRLVDTPEQTAVRTISELADALAINASTLTRLAKRLGYAGFSDFQDVFRQAIADDERYFYSRQAGRLISVNQEAGEEIHILERLAAESKANIDGFLSQLDGRSLNGAAALLANARRVRVYGVRQFHAFASFLTYGLAMLRTDVALLDAPRLGEAEGLAQLSPGDVLVVASCAPYTRNVAEVAAVAARKGIAVVAVTDTRSSPLVPPSGHAFLVPHASSFFSNSMGAYIVFCEGLLNLVARALGDRAIEALAERERLIGELQIEIDKP, from the coding sequence ATGACTCCAGACGGCAAACCGGTAGCGTCTTTGCGCCCGGCAACGCTGGAGGAGCTTCGGGCGCTGACGGTCGAGATCCAGCGCGGGGAAACGGAGATTTCGCTCGGCGGCAAGGCGCTCGACGTGCTGTCGCGCCTGGTGGACACACCCGAGCAGACGGCGGTCCGCACCATTTCCGAACTCGCCGATGCGCTCGCCATCAACGCATCGACGCTGACGCGCCTTGCCAAACGGCTGGGGTATGCGGGGTTCAGCGATTTCCAGGACGTCTTCCGCCAGGCCATCGCCGACGACGAGCGTTATTTCTACAGCCGGCAGGCCGGGCGGCTGATATCGGTCAATCAGGAGGCGGGCGAGGAAATCCATATCCTGGAGCGGCTTGCGGCGGAATCGAAGGCCAATATCGACGGCTTTCTGTCCCAACTCGACGGCAGGTCGCTCAACGGCGCGGCGGCTCTGCTCGCCAACGCCAGACGTGTACGCGTTTACGGCGTTCGCCAGTTTCACGCCTTTGCAAGCTTCCTGACCTACGGCCTGGCGATGCTGCGCACCGACGTGGCCCTTCTCGATGCGCCGCGGCTCGGCGAGGCGGAAGGATTGGCGCAGCTATCGCCCGGCGATGTTCTGGTCGTCGCGAGTTGCGCGCCCTACACACGCAATGTCGCCGAGGTCGCTGCTGTCGCCGCCCGCAAGGGCATCGCGGTCGTCGCGGTGACCGATACGCGATCCTCGCCGCTCGTTCCCCCGTCCGGCCACGCCTTCCTGGTACCCCACGCCAGCAGCTTTTTCAGCAACAGCATGGGTGCCTATATCGTTTTCTGCGAGGGGTTGCTCAATCTCGTCGCCCGCGCGCTCGGAGACCGGGCGATCGAAGCGCTCGCAGAACGCGAAAGGCTGATTGGCGAGCTGCAGATCGAGATCGACAAGCCTTAG
- a CDS encoding alanine racemase yields the protein MHAFIADTLDGPLDDTVRGVPPGTTPMKLRDVAYCGWHPARGEMSLPVLTLDEAAFTANRELLLAYVRSHGAALAPHAKTPMAPQLTADLISAGVWGITVANLQQATVMLRAGIKRLLLANEIGGIASGRRLGALLAAYPDVDVRIFADSPEAVATLAVAATEANRSALPVLVEVGIGRGGARDAATVEQIIAAVQAADGRLALGGIATYEGAAASADPIATRQAIEALMTRALDAFARVRERVPTAPLLFSAGGSAFFDLVVGAASAPIAADGNATLLLRSGALFFHDHGTYDRALRAMDERQGFVVNGIVRSAATSFRPALRLWGEVLSRPEPGLAILGFGMRDVSFDQDLPRPLAAYRDGAPVDGFDPDHARVAKLNDQHAFLAVSDNSPLAVGDVLEFGISHPCTCLDRWRVLFGLDPDGRVRTAYRTFFG from the coding sequence ATGCACGCTTTTATCGCAGATACGCTGGATGGTCCGCTCGACGACACCGTACGGGGCGTCCCGCCCGGCACGACGCCCATGAAGCTGCGTGATGTAGCTTACTGCGGCTGGCATCCGGCACGCGGCGAGATGAGCTTGCCGGTCCTGACGCTCGACGAAGCAGCCTTCACGGCAAACCGCGAGCTGCTTCTCGCCTATGTACGCAGCCACGGCGCCGCACTGGCTCCCCATGCCAAGACGCCGATGGCGCCGCAGTTGACCGCGGATCTGATCTCGGCCGGGGTCTGGGGCATCACGGTCGCGAACCTGCAGCAGGCCACGGTCATGCTGCGTGCCGGCATCAAGCGGCTGCTGCTTGCCAACGAGATCGGCGGGATCGCAAGCGGCCGGCGGCTGGGCGCCCTTCTCGCGGCTTATCCGGACGTCGACGTGCGGATCTTCGCCGACTCGCCGGAAGCGGTGGCAACGCTCGCCGTCGCCGCCACGGAGGCAAACCGTTCGGCCCTGCCGGTCCTGGTCGAGGTCGGCATCGGCCGTGGCGGCGCCCGCGACGCAGCGACCGTCGAGCAGATCATCGCCGCGGTCCAGGCTGCCGACGGTCGGCTGGCGCTGGGCGGCATTGCGACCTATGAGGGTGCAGCGGCAAGCGCCGATCCGATTGCGACCCGACAGGCGATCGAGGCGCTGATGACGCGGGCGCTCGACGCCTTCGCCCGCGTTCGCGAGCGCGTGCCAACGGCGCCCCTGCTGTTCTCCGCCGGCGGCTCCGCCTTCTTCGACCTGGTCGTGGGTGCCGCATCCGCACCTATCGCCGCGGACGGCAATGCCACGCTGCTGCTGCGCAGCGGTGCGCTGTTCTTCCATGACCACGGCACCTACGATCGGGCGTTGCGCGCCATGGACGAGCGGCAGGGCTTCGTCGTGAACGGGATCGTCCGGTCCGCCGCCACGAGTTTCCGCCCGGCGCTTCGGCTCTGGGGCGAAGTCCTGTCGCGGCCCGAGCCCGGCCTCGCCATCCTGGGCTTCGGCATGCGCGACGTGTCATTCGACCAGGATCTGCCTCGGCCGCTTGCAGCATATCGTGACGGTGCGCCGGTCGACGGCTTCGATCCCGATCACGCGCGCGTCGCGAAGCTCAACGACCAGCATGCGTTCCTGGCGGTTTCCGACAACAGCCCGCTCGCCGTCGGCGACGTGCTGGAATTCGGCATCTCGCACCCCTGCACCTGCCTCGACCGCTGGCGCGTGCTGTTCGGCCTCGATCCCGACGGGCGGGTGCGGACCGCCTACCGGACCTTCTTCGGCTGA
- the glnP gene encoding glutamine ABC transporter permease GlnP — MVISSLPALLGGARLTILIALAGLVGGLVVGTVAGFMRAYGHSFLNATAFAYVEIIRGTPIVVQVMFIYFALPVLADVRVNPMTAAITAIIVNAGAYIAEIVRGTLLSVSKGLKEAGLALGLPMWKVLAYVIGPIAFRRMIPPLGNQFIVSLKDTSLFIVIGVGELTRQGQEIMASNFRAVEVWTAVAILYLVMTSSLTIVLRLVEKRMRIL; from the coding sequence GTGGTCATCAGTTCTCTGCCCGCGCTTCTGGGCGGCGCGCGGCTCACCATCCTCATCGCCCTCGCCGGTCTCGTCGGAGGCCTTGTCGTCGGAACCGTGGCAGGCTTCATGCGGGCCTATGGACACTCGTTCCTGAACGCAACCGCCTTCGCCTATGTCGAGATCATCCGCGGTACGCCGATCGTGGTGCAGGTGATGTTCATCTATTTTGCCCTGCCGGTCCTGGCCGATGTGCGCGTCAACCCGATGACGGCCGCAATCACCGCCATCATCGTCAATGCGGGCGCCTACATCGCGGAAATCGTGCGCGGAACGCTGCTCTCGGTCAGCAAGGGCCTGAAGGAAGCGGGGCTGGCGCTCGGCCTGCCGATGTGGAAGGTGCTGGCCTATGTCATCGGCCCCATCGCCTTTCGCCGTATGATCCCGCCGCTCGGCAACCAGTTCATCGTCAGCCTCAAGGACACTTCGCTGTTCATCGTCATCGGCGTCGGCGAACTCACCCGGCAGGGCCAGGAAATCATGGCCTCCAACTTCCGCGCGGTCGAGGTCTGGACCGCCGTTGCCATTCTCTACCTCGTCATGACGAGCTCCTTGACCATCGTTCTCCGGCTCGTCGAAAAGAGGATGCGCATCCTGTGA
- a CDS encoding C45 family autoproteolytic acyltransferase/hydolase, which yields MSTEVSRGLASLEIEGNSFEIGAALGRHGAEIVSRYLVRTHAWAFVTSFRDSDLVRSAKALAEARFPRYLEELKGLAAGLGLAFDDVFAWNCRGDIWAMSPDGCTTVQIPGAEPVVAHNEDGDPGLRSGCVLATVRPESGRVFTAFVYPASLPGHTFAVNDAGLVMTVNNIRSRATGEGLPRMILTRALIDCGTLDQALGLVRQQPRAGAFHLTLAQAGEAEIVSVEFTHANVSARPVRRLSSHANHLVHDGMRVERQIVTASSRSRQERGDEMIAAAGGAIDPLTILRDTARAALPIHRMQPDDPDNENTLATAIFKIGADKVECAIYDAADSQPRFRFTQPRTSPA from the coding sequence ATGTCCACTGAAGTCTCTCGTGGGCTTGCCAGCCTCGAAATCGAAGGCAACTCCTTCGAGATCGGTGCGGCCCTCGGCCGCCACGGGGCAGAGATCGTCTCTCGTTACCTTGTGCGCACCCATGCCTGGGCTTTCGTCACAAGCTTCCGCGACAGCGATCTCGTGCGCTCGGCGAAAGCGCTGGCGGAAGCCCGCTTCCCCCGCTATCTCGAAGAGCTGAAGGGGCTCGCAGCCGGTCTCGGCCTTGCCTTCGACGACGTCTTCGCCTGGAATTGCCGCGGCGATATCTGGGCGATGAGCCCGGACGGCTGCACGACCGTGCAGATACCGGGCGCCGAGCCGGTCGTGGCGCATAACGAGGACGGCGATCCAGGGCTAAGATCCGGCTGCGTGCTGGCCACGGTGCGCCCGGAGAGCGGCCGCGTCTTCACTGCCTTCGTCTACCCGGCCTCTCTTCCCGGCCATACCTTCGCCGTCAACGACGCGGGGCTGGTGATGACGGTCAACAACATCCGCTCGCGCGCCACGGGGGAGGGCCTGCCGCGCATGATCCTGACACGGGCGCTCATCGATTGCGGCACGCTCGACCAAGCACTTGGCCTCGTCCGGCAGCAGCCCCGCGCCGGCGCGTTTCATCTGACGCTTGCGCAGGCCGGCGAAGCGGAAATCGTCAGCGTGGAATTCACCCATGCCAATGTTTCCGCCCGTCCTGTCCGCCGCCTGTCGAGCCATGCCAATCATCTTGTCCATGACGGCATGCGCGTCGAGCGCCAGATCGTCACCGCCTCCTCGCGCTCCCGCCAGGAACGGGGTGACGAGATGATCGCGGCAGCGGGCGGTGCGATCGATCCGCTGACCATCCTCCGCGACACCGCGCGCGCGGCCCTGCCAATCCACCGCATGCAGCCGGATGACCCCGACAACGAGAACACGCTGGCGACGGCGATCTTCAAGATCGGCGCGGACAAGGTGGAATGCGCCATCTATGATGCGGCCGACAGCCAGCCGCGTTTCCGCTTTACCCAGCCGCGGACATCTCCTGCATGA
- the glnQ gene encoding glutamine ABC transporter ATP-binding protein GlnQ yields MSIVEFRNVTKTFGSITVLKDVDLDIKAGEVVVLIGPSGSGKSTLLRCINALEEIDGGDLVVDGISVREGRSRVRLIRQEAGMVFQQFNLFPQMTALENVAFGPRRVRGVAKAEATEQAKALLAKVGLAERSHHYPTELSGGQQQRVAIARALAVRPKLMLFDEPTSALDPELRQEVLRVMQSLAEEGMTMIVVTHEIAFARQVGTRLIFMEGGKITVDGDPAVLLDNPQNPRLREFLQHVH; encoded by the coding sequence GTGAGCATCGTGGAATTCAGAAACGTCACCAAGACGTTTGGCTCGATCACCGTGCTGAAAGACGTCGATCTGGACATCAAGGCCGGCGAGGTGGTTGTGCTGATCGGCCCGTCCGGCTCCGGCAAGTCGACACTCCTGCGCTGCATCAACGCGCTGGAGGAAATCGACGGCGGAGACCTGGTGGTCGACGGCATCAGCGTCCGCGAGGGCCGTTCGCGCGTGCGCCTCATCCGCCAGGAAGCCGGTATGGTGTTCCAGCAATTCAATCTTTTCCCGCAGATGACGGCGCTGGAAAATGTCGCGTTCGGCCCGCGCCGGGTGCGCGGCGTGGCCAAGGCGGAAGCGACCGAGCAGGCGAAGGCGCTGCTTGCCAAGGTCGGCCTCGCCGAGCGCAGCCATCACTACCCGACGGAACTCTCCGGCGGCCAGCAGCAGCGTGTCGCCATTGCGCGCGCGCTCGCCGTCAGGCCGAAGCTGATGCTGTTCGACGAGCCGACATCGGCGCTCGATCCGGAACTTCGCCAGGAAGTGCTGCGCGTCATGCAGTCGCTTGCCGAGGAGGGAATGACCATGATCGTCGTCACCCATGAGATCGCCTTCGCCCGCCAGGTCGGTACGCGGCTGATCTTCATGGAGGGCGGCAAAATCACCGTCGACGGCGATCCCGCCGTTCTGCTCGACAATCCCCAGAATCCCCGGCTTCGCGAGTTCCTCCAGCATGTCCACTGA
- the glnH gene encoding glutamine ABC transporter substrate-binding protein GlnH, whose product MKMKFHQVLIGAFIAAVSLGAAQAKDLIVATDTAFVPFEFKQGDKYVGFDIDLWDAVAKDIGVTYTLQPMDFNGIIPALQTKQVDVGLAGITIKDERKKVIDFSDGYYDSGFLLMVPAASKIAGPQDLKGKTLAIKTGTSAADYAKANFKDTELRQFPNVDNAYLELQTGRVDAAMHDTPNVLYYVATAGAGKVKAVGEQMMAQQYGIAFPKGSDLVAKVNASLAKLKKNGTYAAIYKKWFGTEPKI is encoded by the coding sequence ATGAAAATGAAATTCCACCAGGTCCTGATCGGCGCATTCATCGCGGCCGTCTCGCTCGGCGCCGCGCAGGCCAAGGACCTGATCGTCGCCACCGACACGGCCTTCGTGCCGTTCGAGTTCAAGCAAGGCGACAAATATGTCGGCTTCGACATCGATCTTTGGGATGCCGTCGCCAAGGACATCGGCGTCACCTACACGCTGCAGCCGATGGACTTCAACGGCATCATTCCGGCACTGCAGACCAAGCAGGTCGACGTGGGGCTCGCCGGCATCACCATCAAGGACGAGCGCAAGAAGGTCATCGATTTTTCCGACGGCTACTACGACAGCGGCTTCCTGCTGATGGTTCCGGCCGCCAGCAAGATCGCCGGCCCGCAGGATCTCAAGGGCAAGACGCTGGCAATCAAGACCGGCACTTCGGCCGCCGATTACGCCAAGGCGAATTTCAAGGACACGGAACTGCGTCAGTTCCCGAACGTCGACAATGCCTATCTCGAGCTTCAGACCGGCCGCGTCGATGCCGCCATGCACGACACGCCGAACGTTCTCTACTACGTCGCGACCGCCGGCGCCGGCAAGGTCAAGGCCGTGGGCGAGCAGATGATGGCCCAGCAATACGGCATCGCCTTCCCCAAGGGCAGCGACCTGGTCGCCAAGGTGAACGCCTCGCTCGCCAAGCTGAAGAAGAACGGCACCTATGCGGCGATCTACAAAAAGTGGTTCGGAACCGAACCTAAGATCTAG
- a CDS encoding amino acid ABC transporter permease produces the protein MPSLNFQPLWRYQGMLLDGALLTLALTVIAACAGLMIGIAGALLLRSGPAPVRVAIRSYIELVRNTPALIQLFLIFFVLPAIGIRLPPLPAAAIALSLYFGAYAVEIVRAGLGAVPKAQIEASLCLGLTRWQSFRHVVMPPALRAIYPAMTSQFVLLLLGSSLASQVSAPELFHTGSFIESRTYRSFEVYAVICALYFALAMAFKLLFAAAGRLVFRWPVRR, from the coding sequence ATGCCGTCGCTCAACTTTCAGCCGCTCTGGCGCTATCAGGGCATGCTGCTCGACGGCGCGCTGCTGACGCTCGCGCTCACGGTGATCGCGGCCTGCGCAGGCCTTATGATCGGCATTGCCGGCGCCTTGCTGCTGCGCAGCGGCCCGGCACCGGTCCGGGTCGCAATCCGCTCTTATATCGAGCTCGTGCGCAACACGCCGGCGCTGATCCAGCTGTTCCTGATCTTCTTCGTCCTGCCGGCGATCGGCATACGGCTCCCACCCCTGCCGGCCGCCGCGATCGCGCTCAGCCTCTATTTTGGCGCCTATGCGGTCGAGATCGTCCGCGCCGGCCTCGGAGCCGTGCCCAAGGCCCAGATCGAGGCGAGCCTCTGTCTCGGCCTCACGCGCTGGCAGAGCTTCCGCCACGTCGTCATGCCGCCGGCGCTCCGCGCGATCTATCCGGCGATGACGAGCCAGTTCGTGCTGCTGCTGCTCGGCTCCTCGCTCGCCTCCCAGGTCTCGGCACCGGAGCTGTTCCACACCGGCAGCTTCATCGAGAGCCGGACCTATCGCAGCTTCGAGGTCTATGCCGTGATCTGCGCGCTCTATTTCGCGCTCGCCATGGCGTTCAAGCTGCTGTTCGCGGCGGCCGGGCGGCTCGTGTTCCGCTGGCCCGTCAGGCGCTGA